In the Silurus meridionalis isolate SWU-2019-XX chromosome 6, ASM1480568v1, whole genome shotgun sequence genome, one interval contains:
- the LOC124387544 gene encoding LOW QUALITY PROTEIN: B-cell receptor CD22-like (The sequence of the model RefSeq protein was modified relative to this genomic sequence to represent the inferred CDS: deleted 1 base in 1 codon) gives MNIDNTSDSRGTQKAVLSIRPDKQVYKGENVMLKCDIHEGGDTEWTYNWMKDNKVYKNSTTPEIHINSVKNTSTEKPQPLLSVSSKNWLTEGDSVTLSCKVKDSFSDWTFSFHKVVPCKVNDSHIKYKLLLLSDSNRGSGGSYTLSHVVLNHTGLYRCRGERGNPAFSTKNSNLKPLWITGESPPVSLIISPNRSQHFSNHSLSLSCEDQSHSSKRWTVRRYMQKMKLANCSQGELSLGSTFNISFLFTSDTGVYWCESETGENINPVNITVHARDWNSYISLLS, from the exons ATGAATATAGAcaacactagtgatagtcgAG GGACACAGAAAGCTGTGTTGTCCATTCGACCTGATAAACAAGTGTACAAAGGAGAAAATGTTATGCTCAAATGTGACATTCATGAAGGAGGAGACACTGAGTGGACATACAACTGGATGAAGGATAATAAAGTCTATAAAAACAGCACAACGCCAGAGATCCATATCAACTCTGTTAAAAACACCTCCACTG AGAAACCACAACCATTACTGAGTGTATCTTCAAAGAACtggctgactgaaggagactcagTGACTCTAAGCTGTAAGGTTAAAGATTCCTTTTCAGACTGGACATTCAGCTTTCACAAAGTTGTTCCATGTAAAGTCAATGACAGTCACATCAAGTACAAGCTGCTGCTCCTCTCAGACAGCAACAGAGGATCTGGAGGTTCCTACACTCTTAGTCATGTTGTTCTAAATCACACAGGACTTTATAggtgcagaggagagagaggaaaccCAGCATTTTCCACAAAGAACAGCAATCTCAAGCCACTATGGATCACTG gtgaatctcctccagtatctctgatcatcagtccCAACAGATCTCAACACTTTTCtaatcactctctctcactgagctgtgaggaccagagtCACTCTTCAAAAAGATGGACAGTGAGACGATACATGCAAAAAATGAAACTGGCAAATTGTTCACAA GGGGAATTAAGTTTAGGGTCTACATTTAACATCAGCTTCCTCTTCACATCAgacactggagtttactggtgtgagtCAGAAACTGGGGAAAACATTaatcctgtcaacatcacagttcaTG CAAGAGACTGGAACAGTTACATTTCACTCCTGAGCTGA